In the genome of Photobacterium sp. TLY01, one region contains:
- the tgt gene encoding tRNA guanosine(34) transglycosylase Tgt — translation MKFELDKTQGRARRGRLVFERGTVETPAFMPVGTYGTVKGMTPEEVKDTGAQILLGNTFHLWLRPGQEVMKLHGDLHDFMQWQGPILTDSGGFQVFSLGDIRKITEEGVHFRNPVNGDKIFMDAEKSMEIQYDLGSDIVMIFDECTPYPATHDEAKTSMEMSLRWAKRSRNHFDKMGNKNALFGIVQGSVYEDLRDVSIKGLTEIGFDGYAVGGLAVGEPKEDMHRVLEHTCPQLPEDKPRYLMGVGKPEDLVEGVRRGIDMFDCVMPTRNARNGHLFVTGGVIKIRNAKHKTDTSPLDPHCDCYTCRNYSKAYLYHLDKCNEILGARLNTIHNLRYYQRLMESIRQAIEEDRFDAFVEEFYARRDREVPPLKNV, via the coding sequence GTGAAATTTGAATTAGATAAAACCCAGGGGCGTGCGCGTCGCGGTCGTCTGGTCTTTGAGCGCGGTACGGTAGAAACGCCGGCATTCATGCCGGTGGGCACTTACGGCACCGTCAAGGGGATGACGCCGGAAGAAGTCAAAGACACAGGCGCACAGATTCTGCTGGGGAATACCTTCCACCTGTGGCTGCGCCCGGGTCAGGAAGTAATGAAACTGCACGGCGATCTGCATGATTTCATGCAGTGGCAAGGCCCGATTCTGACCGATTCAGGCGGCTTCCAGGTGTTCAGCCTGGGTGATATCCGTAAAATCACTGAAGAAGGGGTGCATTTCCGTAATCCGGTCAACGGCGACAAGATTTTCATGGATGCCGAGAAATCGATGGAAATTCAGTACGATCTGGGCTCAGACATCGTGATGATTTTCGACGAATGTACGCCGTATCCGGCTACCCATGATGAAGCCAAGACATCGATGGAAATGTCACTGCGCTGGGCAAAACGCAGCCGCAACCATTTCGATAAAATGGGCAATAAAAATGCGCTGTTCGGCATTGTCCAGGGCAGTGTCTATGAAGATCTGCGTGACGTCTCAATCAAAGGCCTGACAGAGATCGGCTTTGATGGCTACGCTGTGGGCGGTCTGGCCGTTGGCGAGCCGAAAGAAGATATGCACCGTGTGCTGGAGCATACGTGTCCGCAACTGCCGGAAGATAAGCCGCGTTACCTGATGGGTGTCGGTAAACCTGAAGACCTGGTTGAAGGGGTACGCCGCGGTATCGACATGTTCGACTGTGTGATGCCAACCCGGAATGCCCGTAACGGCCACCTGTTTGTGACCGGGGGTGTGATCAAGATCCGTAATGCGAAACATAAAACCGATACAAGCCCACTGGATCCGCACTGTGACTGTTACACTTGTCGCAATTACTCGAAGGCGTATCTGTACCACCTGGATAAATGTAATGAAATTTTGGGGGCACGCCTTAATACAATCCATAACTTACGCTACTATCAGCGTTTGATGGAAAGCATTCGTCAGGCGATTGAAGAAGATCGTTTCGACGCATTCGTAGAAGAGTTCTACGCGCGCCGGGACCGCGAAGTTCCACCATTAAAAAACGTTTAA
- the queA gene encoding tRNA preQ1(34) S-adenosylmethionine ribosyltransferase-isomerase QueA: MQVSDFHFDLPDELIARYPQPERSSSRLLQLDGNSGDVWHKSFRDVLDLVRPGDLLVFNNTRVIPARLFGRKASGGKLEVLVERLLDDKSILAHVRASKAPKPGTQLLLGENDEFEAEMVARHDALFEIRFNSALTVLEILEQVGHMPLPPYIDRPDEEADKERYQTVYNAKPGAVAAPTAGLHFDEQLLADIRAKGAELAFVTLHVGAGTFQPVRVDNIHDHHMHAEYVEVPQEVVDAIHATRARGGRVIAVGTTSVRSLESAAQDALKNGTDLVPFFGDTDIFIFPGYEFQLVDVLITNFHLPESTLIMLVSAFAGYENTMGAYQQAVEHSYRFFSYGDSMFITRRQD; encoded by the coding sequence ATGCAAGTTTCAGATTTTCACTTTGACCTTCCCGATGAACTGATTGCACGTTATCCGCAACCGGAGCGTTCATCCAGCCGACTGTTACAACTGGACGGTAACAGCGGTGATGTGTGGCATAAATCGTTTAGAGATGTGTTGGATCTGGTTCGTCCCGGAGACTTGCTGGTATTTAACAATACCCGGGTGATCCCGGCCCGTCTGTTTGGCCGTAAAGCCAGCGGCGGTAAGCTGGAAGTGCTGGTTGAGCGCCTGCTCGACGATAAGAGTATTCTGGCGCATGTTCGGGCCTCGAAAGCACCCAAACCGGGGACGCAACTGTTGTTAGGCGAAAACGATGAGTTTGAAGCCGAAATGGTTGCCCGCCATGATGCCTTGTTTGAAATTCGCTTCAACAGCGCGCTGACCGTACTGGAGATTCTGGAACAGGTTGGCCACATGCCTTTGCCCCCTTATATCGACCGTCCGGACGAAGAAGCCGACAAAGAGCGCTATCAAACGGTTTATAATGCAAAACCGGGCGCTGTGGCTGCCCCGACAGCCGGACTGCACTTTGACGAACAACTCTTGGCGGATATCCGCGCCAAAGGCGCTGAGTTGGCCTTTGTGACCTTACACGTCGGTGCCGGTACCTTCCAACCTGTCCGTGTGGATAATATTCATGACCACCATATGCATGCGGAATATGTGGAAGTGCCGCAAGAGGTGGTCGATGCGATTCATGCGACACGTGCCCGAGGCGGCCGGGTGATTGCCGTGGGCACCACCTCGGTTCGCTCGCTGGAAAGTGCCGCTCAGGATGCTTTGAAAAACGGTACTGATCTGGTGCCTTTTTTTGGCGATACGGACATTTTCATCTTCCCCGGATACGAGTTCCAGCTGGTGGACGTGCTGATCACCAACTTCCACCTGCCGGAATCCACCCTGATCATGCTGGTGAGTGCGTTTGCCGGTTATGAAAATACCATGGGTGCTTATCAGCAGGCGGTTGAACACAGTTACCGTTTCTTCAGCTATGGTGATTCGATGTTTATCACCCGTCGTCAGGACTGA
- a CDS encoding serine protease: protein MKAPITNRLLSLAFLLFMSGLARAQTDELPAQATQHEPTARIIGGISAVPGDIPWQAFINIDFSDNGTEVYLCGGVVIAPRIILTAAHCIVNGGRIATPLHVKVWAGITSVFSATSRNAIPVSAIIVHPGYNSSNFNNDIAVIRLSQDLPETAIPIQIASVSTQNRADAEFANTWVANSSRPANLLISGWGSVTPNPDSAGSTQLQQTVLSGVPDRVCDNLWGSSVHPGVYSIFVCASPPSPNLSRDSCFGDSGGPLVWQDPQASSDPDFGLRLLGLVSFGEGCAGNLPGVYTQVSTYLDWIAAVTGSDFTPASAPVFAVNPFLKDYSNAGLEQFRVESSGGDDSGGSYSLMGLLGLFGLLLWRFRTQG, encoded by the coding sequence ATGAAAGCCCCCATAACTAACCGTCTGTTATCACTGGCTTTCCTGCTTTTTATGTCGGGGCTGGCGAGGGCACAGACGGATGAGTTGCCAGCCCAGGCAACGCAACACGAGCCCACAGCCAGAATCATCGGGGGCATATCCGCAGTGCCGGGAGACATCCCCTGGCAGGCATTTATCAATATTGATTTTTCAGATAACGGCACGGAGGTGTACCTGTGTGGCGGTGTGGTGATTGCGCCGCGCATCATACTGACAGCGGCGCACTGCATCGTAAATGGCGGCCGGATTGCAACACCCTTGCATGTGAAAGTCTGGGCCGGTATTACTTCAGTCTTCAGTGCGACAAGCAGAAATGCAATCCCAGTCAGCGCCATCATTGTGCACCCGGGTTACAACAGCAGTAATTTTAACAATGATATTGCCGTGATTCGTCTGAGCCAGGATCTGCCGGAAACTGCAATCCCGATACAGATAGCTTCAGTCTCCACGCAGAACCGGGCGGATGCTGAATTTGCCAATACCTGGGTGGCAAACAGCAGCCGCCCGGCCAATTTGCTGATTTCAGGCTGGGGGAGTGTAACCCCCAATCCGGATTCCGCAGGTTCCACGCAATTGCAACAGACCGTATTGTCTGGTGTTCCCGATCGGGTGTGTGACAACCTGTGGGGCAGCTCAGTCCATCCCGGGGTGTACAGTATTTTTGTCTGTGCATCGCCCCCGTCTCCCAATCTGTCCCGGGACAGTTGCTTTGGTGATTCAGGCGGCCCGCTCGTCTGGCAGGATCCGCAGGCCAGCAGTGATCCGGATTTTGGCTTGCGTCTGTTAGGGCTGGTGAGTTTTGGTGAAGGATGTGCCGGTAATCTGCCCGGCGTCTATACACAGGTGTCCACGTATCTTGACTGGATCGCTGCTGTCACAGGCAGTGATTTCACCCCTGCTTCGGCGCCTGTCTTTGCCGTGAATCCTTTTCTCAAGGACTACAGTAACGCCGGGCTGGAACAGTTTCGTGTAGAGAGCAGCGGCGGTGATGACAGTGGGGGCAGTTATTCGCTGATGGGCTTGCTTGGATTATTCGGTTTACTTCTCTGGCGTTTCCGGACCCAAGGCTGA
- a CDS encoding serine protease, with amino-acid sequence MNAFSVLPFATALVLSLTSGIVWAGPQSASARTEPIARIIGGSPVYQENIPWQALIYIDVGNDDQEVFQCGGVIIDKYTVLTAAHCLTEGSVTAQQAEIFVWAGVTSTDSVTALNALPVTAVAVHPGFNEETFIHDIALLRLGTEIPAGAQPIQLATVSEQQQADTAFDNSFVPDTQREPNLLVSGWGLTSTEPGATSPRQLQHVLLAGVPDDYCEQVWGTVVEPSQSAMFVCAISPDPAVKRDTCQGDSGGPLVWQNPQASADSDLGFRLVGLVSFGAECGANFPAVYTEVSHYRDWHAFAAGEGVNFYPDSVFTFNPFLNTDNLSATPDTDDSNPASTLSSAMARRSGGSVTAANLLFLLGVLFWRRRLSHRSLSYRR; translated from the coding sequence ATGAACGCCTTTTCAGTGTTACCGTTTGCCACAGCACTGGTTTTGTCGCTGACCTCAGGCATTGTATGGGCCGGACCGCAAAGTGCGTCAGCTCGTACCGAACCGATAGCCAGAATCATCGGCGGCAGCCCGGTATATCAGGAAAATATTCCGTGGCAGGCACTGATTTATATTGACGTTGGCAACGATGACCAGGAGGTCTTTCAGTGCGGTGGCGTTATCATCGATAAGTATACCGTACTGACCGCCGCACATTGTCTGACCGAAGGCTCAGTCACCGCGCAGCAAGCGGAGATATTTGTCTGGGCGGGGGTTACCTCAACCGACTCTGTGACGGCTTTGAACGCTCTGCCGGTGACAGCTGTTGCTGTCCATCCGGGGTTTAATGAAGAGACATTTATCCATGATATTGCTTTGCTGCGTCTGGGTACTGAGATTCCGGCTGGCGCTCAGCCCATCCAGCTGGCGACTGTGAGTGAGCAGCAGCAGGCCGATACGGCATTTGACAATAGCTTTGTGCCTGACACCCAGCGCGAGCCGAACTTACTGGTGTCCGGATGGGGTTTAACTTCGACCGAGCCCGGGGCCACCTCGCCCCGGCAGTTACAGCATGTGCTTTTGGCCGGTGTACCGGACGACTATTGCGAACAGGTGTGGGGCACAGTCGTTGAACCGTCCCAGAGTGCGATGTTCGTGTGTGCGATCTCGCCCGATCCTGCAGTGAAACGTGACACGTGTCAGGGCGATTCCGGTGGCCCATTGGTGTGGCAAAATCCCCAGGCCAGTGCTGACAGTGATTTGGGTTTTCGGCTGGTGGGCTTAGTCAGCTTTGGGGCGGAATGCGGCGCAAATTTTCCTGCTGTGTATACTGAGGTTTCCCATTATCGTGACTGGCATGCTTTCGCAGCAGGAGAGGGGGTTAACTTTTACCCGGACTCTGTGTTCACATTTAACCCCTTCCTGAATACCGACAATCTGTCTGCAACGCCAGATACAGATGATAGCAATCCCGCCAGCACCTTAAGCAGCGCAATGGCAAGGCGCTCGGGTGGGAGCGTCACGGCAGCAAACCTGCTTTTCCTGCTGGGTGTACTCTTCTGGCGCAGAAGGCTGAGTCACAGAAGCTTAAGTTACAGACGCTGA
- a CDS encoding ACP phosphodiesterase: MNFLAHLHLADHCQSHLAGNLLADFVRGDPYRQYTPDVAAGIRLHRFVDGFIDSQPEVRAWRRAFPPHIRRVSGIALDMIWDHYLARHWLAFHDLPLAVFVRQAQKEVEGFGETEPEDYRQLTQRMWQQAWLIQYQQVGSIHQALERMAIRRPKLSSLAACPPFLAGHYQELEHSFFILYPRLMDASRTFWLAHKDNLLHPE; this comes from the coding sequence ATGAACTTCCTGGCACACCTTCACTTGGCCGATCATTGTCAGAGTCACCTGGCGGGCAACTTGCTGGCCGATTTTGTCCGCGGTGACCCTTACCGGCAATACACACCAGACGTCGCTGCAGGTATCCGCTTGCATCGATTTGTCGACGGTTTTATTGACAGTCAGCCTGAAGTGCGGGCCTGGCGCAGAGCGTTTCCGCCGCACATCCGCCGGGTGAGCGGCATCGCACTGGATATGATCTGGGATCATTACCTGGCACGCCACTGGCTGGCGTTTCATGATTTACCTTTAGCGGTTTTTGTCAGACAGGCTCAAAAAGAAGTGGAAGGCTTTGGGGAAACTGAACCTGAAGATTACCGGCAACTGACGCAACGCATGTGGCAGCAAGCGTGGCTGATTCAGTATCAGCAGGTTGGCAGCATTCACCAGGCATTGGAGCGCATGGCCATTCGACGTCCGAAATTGAGTTCGCTGGCTGCATGTCCGCCGTTTCTGGCCGGACACTATCAGGAGCTGGAGCACAGCTTCTTTATTCTGTATCCAAGGCTGATGGATGCATCCCGTACATTCTGGCTGGCACACAAAGACAACTTGCTGCACCCTGAATAG